Proteins encoded within one genomic window of Micromonospora halotolerans:
- the tuf gene encoding elongation factor Tu: MAKAKFERTKPHVNIGTIGHIDHGKTTLTAAITKVLHDQFPDLNPYTPFDEIDKAPEEKARGITISIAHVEYQTEARHYAHVDCPGHADYIKNMITGAAQMDGAILVVAATDGPMPQTREHVLLARQVGVPYIVVALNKSDMVDDEELLELVELEVRELLSSQEYPGDDLPVVRVSALKALEGDPEWTGKLMDLMNAVDTAIPQPERETEKPFLMPIEDVFTITGRGTVVTGRAERGILKPNEEVEIVGIREKSQKTVCTGIEMFRKLLDEARAGENVGLLLRGIKREDVERGMVVIKPGTTTPHTEFEATVYILSKEEGGRHTPFFQNYRPQFYFRTTDVTGVVTLPEGTEMVMPGDNTTMSVKLIQPIAMEENLKFAIREGGRTVGAGRVTKIVK, encoded by the coding sequence GTGGCGAAGGCGAAGTTCGAGCGGACTAAGCCGCACGTCAACATCGGCACCATTGGTCACATCGACCACGGTAAGACGACGCTGACGGCGGCCATCACGAAGGTCCTGCACGACCAGTTCCCGGACCTCAACCCGTACACGCCGTTCGACGAGATCGACAAGGCGCCGGAGGAGAAGGCCCGCGGCATCACGATCTCGATCGCGCACGTCGAGTACCAGACCGAGGCGCGTCACTACGCGCACGTCGACTGCCCCGGTCACGCCGACTACATCAAGAACATGATCACCGGTGCCGCGCAGATGGACGGCGCGATCCTGGTGGTGGCGGCGACCGACGGCCCGATGCCGCAGACCCGCGAGCACGTGCTGCTGGCCCGTCAGGTCGGTGTGCCGTACATCGTCGTGGCGCTCAACAAGAGCGACATGGTCGACGACGAGGAGCTCCTGGAGCTCGTCGAGCTCGAGGTCCGCGAGCTGCTCTCGTCGCAGGAGTACCCGGGTGACGACCTGCCGGTCGTCCGGGTCTCGGCGCTGAAGGCCCTCGAGGGTGACCCCGAGTGGACCGGCAAGCTCATGGACCTCATGAACGCTGTCGACACCGCGATCCCGCAGCCGGAGCGCGAGACCGAGAAGCCGTTCCTGATGCCGATCGAGGACGTGTTCACGATCACCGGTCGTGGCACCGTCGTCACCGGTCGCGCCGAGCGCGGCATCCTCAAGCCGAACGAGGAGGTGGAGATCGTCGGCATCCGCGAGAAGTCGCAGAAGACGGTCTGCACCGGCATCGAGATGTTCCGCAAGCTGCTCGACGAGGCTCGGGCCGGCGAGAACGTCGGTCTGCTCCTCCGCGGCATCAAGCGCGAGGACGTCGAGCGCGGCATGGTCGTCATCAAGCCGGGCACCACGACCCCGCACACGGAGTTCGAGGCGACGGTCTACATCCTCTCCAAGGAGGAGGGCGGCCGGCACACCCCGTTCTTCCAGAACTACCGTCCGCAGTTCTACTTCCGGACCACGGACGTCACCGGCGTCGTCACGCTGCCCGAGGGCACCGAGATGGTCATGCCGGGCGACAACACCACGATGTCCGTGAAGCTGATCCAGCCCATCGCGATGGAGGAAAACCTCAAGTTCGCGATCCGGGAGGGTGGCCGCACGGTCGGCGCTGGTCGCGTCACCAAGATCGTCAAGTGA